From a region of the Methylocystis hirsuta genome:
- a CDS encoding DUF2794 domain-containing protein — protein sequence MAESETTEPSRVRPALVVVNGASPDAAQARGDKRGAAVSFSRPELNVIFNVYGAKVAQGEWRDYAIDFTPAKAVFSIFRRASEAPLYRIEKDPALSRRQGAYAVIAATGLVLRRGHDLSRVVRVLDRALRLVGAE from the coding sequence ATGGCGGAGTCGGAGACGACGGAGCCCAGCCGGGTTCGACCCGCGCTCGTCGTCGTGAACGGCGCTTCGCCGGACGCGGCGCAGGCCCGGGGAGACAAGCGCGGCGCGGCGGTTTCGTTCAGCCGCCCAGAACTCAACGTCATCTTCAATGTTTATGGAGCGAAAGTCGCGCAGGGGGAGTGGCGCGACTATGCGATCGACTTCACGCCGGCGAAGGCCGTGTTCTCGATTTTTCGGCGCGCCAGCGAGGCGCCGCTGTACCGAATCGAAAAGGATCCTGCGCTTTCGCGTCGACAAGGCGCCTATGCCGTGATCGCAGCGACGGGGCTCGTGCTTCGGCGCGGACATGATCTTTCGAGGGTGGTGCGGGTTTTGGACCGCGCGCTGAGGCTCGTCGGCGCCGAATAG
- a CDS encoding NAD(P)/FAD-dependent oxidoreductase: protein MKSADVVVLGAGIVGVSAALHLQARGRNVALIDRAGVGQETSFGNAGLIERSSLIPYLFPRDPAKLIKYALNLLPEAHYHFSALPAVGPWLLRYWRESAPERVRRNIEARRPLIEHSLSEHEALIQQAGAGELLRRGGWIKLHRSEETLAHGVSDAERLRAYGLHIDTLNSSGVAALEPDLAPVTGGVHYRDTAAIVDPAALSKAYADLFVSRGGHLLSGDARSLSQEPDGRWRVAAENGPLVAGAAVVTLGPWSDAIYGPLGYRIPLGWKRGYHMHYAAKDGAKLNHPILDADFGYLLAPMRRGVRLTSGAEFARRDAPPTPVQIEVCEPTARRLFPLAERLDPEPWRGARPCLPDMLPIVGPAPRHRGLWFDFGHAHHGLTLGPVSGRLLADMMTGEQPFIDPTPYRADRF from the coding sequence ATGAAGTCGGCGGATGTCGTCGTTCTTGGCGCGGGGATCGTCGGGGTGAGCGCCGCGCTGCATCTGCAGGCGCGCGGCCGCAATGTCGCGCTCATCGATCGCGCCGGCGTGGGACAGGAGACGAGCTTCGGCAACGCCGGCCTGATCGAGCGCTCCTCGCTCATCCCCTATCTGTTCCCGCGAGACCCGGCGAAGCTCATCAAATATGCGCTGAACCTTCTCCCCGAGGCGCATTACCATTTCTCCGCCCTGCCGGCGGTGGGGCCATGGCTCCTGCGCTATTGGCGCGAGAGCGCGCCGGAGCGGGTGCGGCGGAATATCGAAGCGCGGCGCCCGCTGATCGAACACAGCCTGAGCGAGCATGAGGCGCTGATCCAGCAGGCCGGCGCCGGCGAACTTTTGCGGAGAGGCGGCTGGATCAAGCTGCATCGCAGCGAGGAAACTCTCGCGCATGGCGTCTCCGACGCCGAGCGGCTTCGCGCCTATGGCCTGCATATAGATACGCTCAACTCCTCGGGAGTCGCGGCGCTGGAGCCCGATCTCGCGCCGGTTACCGGCGGCGTCCATTATCGCGACACCGCCGCAATCGTCGATCCCGCCGCTCTCTCGAAAGCCTATGCCGATCTGTTCGTCTCACGCGGCGGCCATCTGCTCTCAGGAGACGCTCGCAGCCTTTCACAAGAGCCGGACGGGCGCTGGCGCGTCGCAGCCGAAAACGGGCCTCTCGTCGCCGGCGCCGCGGTTGTGACGCTCGGCCCCTGGTCGGACGCCATCTACGGGCCGCTCGGCTACCGCATTCCGCTCGGCTGGAAGCGCGGCTACCACATGCATTACGCCGCGAAGGACGGCGCAAAGCTCAATCATCCGATCCTCGACGCCGACTTCGGTTATCTTTTGGCGCCGATGCGGCGCGGCGTCCGGCTGACGAGCGGGGCCGAATTCGCCCGCCGCGACGCGCCGCCGACGCCGGTGCAGATCGAGGTTTGCGAACCGACGGCGCGCCGATTGTTTCCGCTGGCCGAACGGCTCGACCCGGAACCCTGGCGCGGCGCGCGGCCCTGTCTGCCGGACATGCTGCCGATCGTCGGTCCGGCGCCGCGTCATCGCGGACTATGGTTCGATTTCGGCCATGCGCATCATGGGCTGACGCTTGGGCCGGTTTCCGGCCGGCTGCTCGCCGACATGATGACGGGCGAACAGCCCTTCATCGATCCGACGCCTTATCGGGCCGATCGCTTCTGA
- the purB gene encoding adenylosuccinate lyase → MIPRYSRPEMTVIWEPQTRFRIWFEIEAYACDALAEIGVIPRESAKAIWDKADFVTFDVARIDEIERVTKHDVIAFLTHLAEFIGAESRFVHQGMTSSDVLDTCLAVQLSRAADLLIADVDALLSALKTRAHEHKYTPTIGRSHGIHAEPTTFGLKLAQAYAEFTRARERLVEARREISTCAISGAVGTFANIDPRVEDYVAHKMGLTVEPISTQVIPRDRHAAFFATLAVVASSVERLAIEIRHLQRTEVLEAEEFFSAGQKGSSAMPHKRNPVLTENLTGLARLVRGMAIPAMENVALWHERDISHSSVERMIGPDATVTLDFALARLTNVIENLVVYPENMRKNLEKLGGLIHSQRVLLALTQKGVSREDAYAMVQRNAMPVWRGEGDFRTLLGQDKDVSAKLSPAELDALFDLSYHFKHVDTIFARVFGQA, encoded by the coding sequence ATGATCCCTCGCTATTCCAGACCCGAGATGACCGTGATTTGGGAGCCGCAGACGCGGTTTCGCATCTGGTTCGAGATCGAGGCCTACGCCTGCGACGCGCTCGCCGAGATCGGCGTCATCCCCCGGGAGAGCGCCAAGGCGATCTGGGACAAAGCGGATTTTGTCACCTTCGACGTCGCGCGAATCGACGAGATCGAGCGGGTGACGAAGCATGACGTGATCGCCTTTTTGACTCATCTCGCTGAATTCATCGGCGCCGAGTCGCGCTTTGTGCATCAGGGCATGACGTCTTCCGACGTGCTCGACACCTGTCTTGCCGTGCAATTGTCGCGCGCCGCGGATCTGCTGATCGCCGACGTCGACGCGCTGCTGTCGGCGCTCAAGACGCGCGCGCATGAGCATAAATACACGCCGACGATCGGCCGCTCGCACGGCATTCACGCCGAGCCGACGACGTTCGGCCTGAAACTGGCGCAGGCTTACGCCGAATTCACCCGCGCGCGCGAGCGGCTCGTCGAGGCGCGCAGGGAAATTTCGACCTGCGCGATTTCAGGCGCCGTCGGCACTTTCGCCAATATTGATCCGCGCGTCGAAGACTATGTGGCGCACAAGATGGGACTGACCGTCGAACCGATCTCGACGCAGGTCATTCCGCGCGACCGCCATGCGGCGTTTTTTGCGACGCTCGCCGTCGTGGCGTCATCGGTCGAACGGCTGGCGATCGAAATCCGCCATCTGCAACGCACCGAGGTGCTCGAGGCGGAGGAGTTTTTTTCGGCGGGGCAGAAGGGCTCTTCGGCCATGCCGCATAAGCGCAACCCGGTGCTGACCGAGAATCTGACCGGCCTTGCGCGGCTCGTGCGCGGCATGGCGATCCCGGCGATGGAGAATGTTGCGCTGTGGCACGAGCGCGATATTTCACATTCTTCCGTCGAGCGCATGATCGGCCCCGATGCGACGGTGACTCTCGACTTCGCGCTGGCGCGCTTGACGAACGTCATCGAGAATCTCGTCGTCTATCCCGAAAACATGCGCAAGAACTTAGAGAAGCTCGGCGGGCTCATTCATTCGCAGCGCGTGCTTCTGGCGCTCACGCAAAAAGGCGTCTCGCGCGAAGACGCATACGCCATGGTGCAGCGTAACGCCATGCCGGTTTGGCGCGGCGAAGGGGATTTCCGCACGCTGCTTGGGCAGGACAAGGACGTCAGCGCGAAACTGTCGCCGGCGGAATTGGACGCGCTGTTCGATCTCTCCTACCACTTCAAACATGTGGATACGATTTTCGCGCGGGTGTTCGGGCAGGCTTAA
- a CDS encoding DUF2721 domain-containing protein — protein MLLNTPSIEQLSNVISQVTGPAFLLAAEAQLLSVLVSRLERIVDRSRIIAATEGDSAEYARLKAELPILRQRGVLMHRAMYWGVASCIVTSVLVIISFAAAYLHMRHEYGAGLLFALAMALFTAALIAFARELQLAFLEINGGVKPARTPARKSYPHV, from the coding sequence ATGCTCTTGAATACCCCCTCGATCGAACAGCTTTCCAATGTGATCTCACAGGTCACCGGCCCGGCCTTTCTGCTTGCGGCCGAGGCGCAGCTCTTGTCCGTCCTCGTCTCACGGTTGGAGCGCATCGTCGATCGTTCGAGAATCATCGCCGCGACGGAAGGCGACAGCGCGGAATACGCCCGTCTGAAGGCTGAACTGCCGATCCTCAGACAGCGCGGCGTGCTGATGCATCGCGCCATGTACTGGGGCGTGGCGAGTTGCATCGTGACGAGCGTGCTTGTCATCATCAGCTTCGCGGCGGCTTACCTTCATATGCGCCACGAGTATGGCGCGGGGCTGCTCTTCGCCCTGGCGATGGCGCTCTTCACCGCGGCGCTGATCGCCTTCGCAAGAGAATTGCAGCTTGCATTTCTGGAGATTAATGGCGGCGTTAAGCCTGCCCGAACACCCGCGCGAAAATCGTATCCACATGTTTGA
- a CDS encoding AAA family ATPase has protein sequence MLTRLAISGYRSIRDLVLAPGRLTVVTGANGAGKSSLYRALRLLADVAQGRIIQSLAREGGLNSTLWAGPEKFSRAMKAGEIPIEPLAPQSRKALKLGFASKTYGYAIDLGPTSQATETFPLDPQIKLEAQWTGEHLGHANLFAERRGPSARIRGENGEWRQAAASLAGVDSMMTHCADLREAYDLSILRETVRRWRFYDNLRADREAPARRPQIGTFTPALADDGADLAAALATILEVGDADGLGETIDDAFPSSRIDISTSDGYVETSMRQHGLLRPLRAAELSEGTLRYLLLVAALLTPRPPPLMVFNEPESSLHPNLIGALARLMRKVSNETQLFVVSHSAQLVSELKKDDCCVEIALEKRLGETLTPEHESPKWRWPSR, from the coding sequence GTGCTCACGCGGCTCGCAATTTCCGGCTATCGATCCATTCGCGATCTGGTCCTTGCGCCGGGGCGGCTCACCGTCGTGACTGGCGCCAATGGCGCGGGCAAGTCCAGTCTTTATCGCGCGCTGCGCCTTCTCGCCGATGTTGCGCAGGGGCGCATCATCCAGTCCCTTGCTCGGGAAGGCGGACTAAATTCGACGCTTTGGGCTGGACCCGAGAAATTCTCCCGCGCGATGAAAGCGGGGGAAATTCCAATCGAGCCATTGGCGCCCCAATCGCGAAAGGCGCTGAAGCTCGGCTTCGCTTCCAAGACTTATGGCTACGCGATCGACCTCGGCCCAACATCTCAAGCAACGGAGACCTTTCCCCTCGATCCGCAGATCAAGCTCGAGGCGCAATGGACCGGAGAACATCTCGGCCATGCTAATCTTTTCGCCGAACGACGGGGACCGAGCGCGCGCATTCGCGGGGAAAATGGCGAATGGCGGCAGGCTGCGGCTTCGCTCGCCGGAGTCGACAGCATGATGACGCACTGCGCTGATCTGCGCGAAGCCTATGATCTCTCAATCTTGCGAGAGACAGTGCGGCGCTGGCGCTTTTATGACAATTTGCGCGCCGACCGCGAAGCTCCGGCGCGACGGCCGCAGATCGGCACCTTCACCCCCGCGCTCGCGGATGACGGCGCAGACCTCGCCGCGGCGCTCGCAACGATTTTGGAAGTTGGCGACGCGGACGGCCTTGGAGAGACGATCGACGACGCCTTTCCCTCGAGCAGGATCGATATTTCGACATCCGACGGTTACGTCGAGACGTCAATGCGCCAGCACGGTTTGCTTCGACCGCTGCGCGCCGCGGAACTCTCAGAAGGCACGCTGCGCTATCTGCTGCTCGTCGCCGCTTTGCTGACGCCGCGTCCGCCGCCGCTTATGGTGTTCAACGAACCGGAGTCGAGCCTCCATCCCAATCTCATCGGCGCGCTGGCGCGGCTGATGCGAAAGGTCTCCAACGAGACTCAACTGTTCGTCGTGTCGCACTCGGCGCAACTGGTCTCGGAACTGAAAAAGGACGATTGTTGCGTCGAAATCGCGCTGGAGAAGCGTCTGGGCGAGACCCTCACGCCCGAACATGAGTCGCCAAAATGGCGCTGGCCGTCACGGTAA